One stretch of Paraburkholderia fungorum DNA includes these proteins:
- a CDS encoding UbiH/UbiF family hydroxylase yields the protein MNAHHQTFDAAVIGGGLVGKTAALALTQGGLRVALLAQACAPLPAGASFDSRVYALSSSSQALLERLRVWQALDLPRLGPVYDMRVYGDAHAELHFSAFQASVPQLAWIVESSVIERALDAALRFQPNLTWIDTRAQALDFTPESASVGLANGNVIEADLLVGADGAHSWVRAQIGSKMDRRDYKQTGVVANFKAGRPHGETAYQWFKDGEIIALLPMPDGHLSLVWSARTEHAEQLLALDPAQLAAEVERVTGEQFGALECVTPAQGFPLALQTVDRLVAPRVALVGDAAHLIHPLAGQGMNLGLRDVAALAETVAGKESFRDLGDTVLLRRYERARREDIRALMVATDGLQKLFSVPGPFAKVLRNTGMAFVGAQPFIKRWLVSAALG from the coding sequence ATGAACGCACATCACCAGACCTTTGATGCCGCCGTGATCGGCGGCGGGCTCGTCGGCAAGACCGCGGCGCTGGCGCTCACGCAAGGCGGACTGCGCGTGGCGCTGCTCGCGCAAGCTTGCGCACCGTTGCCCGCCGGCGCGTCTTTCGATTCGCGGGTCTACGCGTTGTCGTCGAGTTCGCAGGCGTTGCTCGAACGCTTGCGGGTCTGGCAGGCGCTCGATCTGCCACGGCTCGGCCCGGTCTACGACATGCGCGTCTACGGCGACGCGCACGCCGAACTGCATTTTTCCGCCTTTCAGGCTTCGGTGCCGCAACTCGCGTGGATCGTCGAGTCGTCGGTAATCGAACGCGCGCTCGACGCCGCGCTGCGCTTTCAGCCGAATCTCACCTGGATCGACACCCGCGCTCAGGCGCTCGACTTCACGCCGGAAAGCGCGAGCGTCGGCCTCGCCAACGGCAACGTGATCGAAGCTGATCTGCTGGTCGGCGCGGACGGCGCCCATTCATGGGTGCGCGCACAAATCGGCTCGAAGATGGATCGGCGCGACTATAAGCAAACCGGCGTGGTCGCCAATTTCAAGGCGGGCAGGCCGCACGGCGAAACCGCCTACCAATGGTTCAAGGACGGCGAGATCATCGCGCTGCTGCCTATGCCGGATGGCCATCTGTCGCTAGTCTGGTCGGCGCGTACCGAGCACGCCGAGCAACTGCTCGCGCTCGATCCCGCGCAGCTTGCCGCCGAGGTGGAACGCGTGACCGGCGAGCAGTTCGGCGCGCTCGAATGCGTGACGCCCGCGCAAGGTTTCCCGCTCGCGTTGCAAACGGTGGACAGGCTGGTCGCGCCGCGTGTCGCGCTGGTCGGCGATGCCGCGCATCTGATTCATCCTCTGGCGGGGCAAGGCATGAACCTCGGTTTGCGCGATGTTGCCGCGCTTGCCGAAACGGTCGCGGGCAAGGAGTCGTTCCGCGATCTCGGCGACACGGTGCTGCTGCGCCGCTACGAACGCGCGCGCCGCGAAGACATTCGCGCGCTGATGGTCGCCACCGACGGTCTGCAAAAACTCTTCTCCGTCCCCGGACCGTTTGCGAAGGTTCTGCGCAACACGGGCATGGCCTTCGTCGGCGCGCAGCCGTTCATCAAGCGCTGGCTGGTGTCGGCTGCGTTGGGATAA